The following is a genomic window from Dasypus novemcinctus isolate mDasNov1 chromosome 23 unlocalized genomic scaffold, mDasNov1.1.hap2 SUPER_23_unloc_1, whole genome shotgun sequence.
CACACACTCGCGGCCCAACCAGAATAACCAGAGGCACAGGCAGAGGAGCAGGTGCGACGCTTTACTCCAGCATTTCCTTCTCCACGTTTCATAttaaatatctgaaatatattAATCTTAAAAACAATATGAACACAGTACTCAGTGGACGTGGGCAGCGGAGTCGACAGACTGCAAAATCgtaggtttaaaaaaaaggagtggGGCCAACTCCACGTCTTCGAACTGCCTCGCTGACAAGAGCGTTTTGGAAATCTGCAGTGGgtcaaattgggaaggaaactgAGCCGTAGAAAAAAAGTCATGGGAAGTGACCGCTCCACTGTTGGGAAGACGGTGTCGGGACAGTGGCCCCTCCATTCAGTTCCAGAGCAGTGACACAAGTCCCTTTTTCAAAATGTTGCCCTGAGGCTTTCAGTCCCGCAGCAGGTTTTCGGGCTTGGGGTAGCCGAAGAGGACAAAGTCGGCCTCGTAGAGTTTGTAGAGCTGCTGCCTCCAGGCCAGGGGGATGCCGGAGAACCAGTCCTCCTCCCAGCTGCTGGCCGTCCTGTTCCGGTAGCTGGGCGGGAACTGCAGGAGTCCGTCCACCTTGAGCAGCCGCAGCAGCTGGGCCGCGTCCTCGTCCAGCGTCTCCAGCTTGCCCACGAAGTCGTAGTCGATCTGGCAGGGGTGGCAGAGGCGGTACACCTGCCGCCAGTGCTCGTTGAAGGGCGCCGGCTGCTCCGTGCGGGGGTCCAGCAGGTACTGGATGAAGTTGGCGAAGGACACCCGCAGGCCTGCGCCGAAGGCCTCGCTGACCGAGCCGGGCGGGCTGGTGAGGTTGGAGTACCTCCGCAGCATGGGCACGGCGAACTTGCGGTAGAACTCGTCGTTCTCCAGCTCGAACTTGCTGCGGAAGGCGGAGATGAGGCGCACGAAGGGGTCCCGCACGAAGAGGAACTTGGTGTACTTCTGCAGCTTGACCTTCATAAGGTGGCGGGAGAACTTGCCGTAGCGGCGCCAGAACTTGTTGAAGGTCAGGTGGGTGCTGGAGTTGTGCACGTGCTCGCGGGGGATGTCCAGCGGGTCCCGGTACGGGGCGCCCCGGTCCAGGAGGCTCTCGCTCAGCACGATCATCACGCGCTTCCAGTTGGTGCAGGCGGCCTTGGGCACGTAGCAGTAGATGGCCCCGTGGCGGTCGTCCACGATGAGGTGGTTCAGCTCGTGGTTGGGGATGTCGTCGAAGGCGCGCTCCTTGGTGGGGAAGGCCAGGCTGGAGTTGGCGCAGAAGTCGCGCAGCACGCGCCGCCTCTCGGCCTGCAGCTGGCCCTGGCCTGGGCCCTGCGTGGCGCCGTGCGCGGACCAGTCATAGCCCCTCACGTTCTCCTCCAGCTTGCCCGGCGCGGGCTTGGCGGAGGCCGGCGCCAGGGGCCACTCGGCCTTCCTCCCGGGGAGGCCGCCCTGCTTCCTGCCGGGGCCGAGGAGCTTGTCCAGGAAGGCGTCGACGTCCGCCGCCAGCgcccgcccctgctcccgccccggCGCGCGCGGCCCGGACAGGGCCGTGTGCAGGTAGAAGTGGGCGGTGCCCACGCTGTCCCAGTAGGCGATGATGAGCAGGAGCGTCAGCACGGAGCCCGCGGCCAGCCACAGCCGCAGCAGCCGCGCCTTCGCCATGCTGGGCCGCGGGCGGGCCTGGCCGTTGCCCGGCGCTTCAGGCAGGCTTCCCGGGGAGGCGCGGCATGGTGCTCGGAGCGACCTGGAGGGGCGGCGAGACCAGAGCGGTTAGATGCGCCGGGCGCCCCCCCtcgccccaccctgccctgcgCGGAAGGATTTCGCCGCCTGATGAGCAGCTCAGCATCCTGACACCCTTGTGTCTCGTGACTCAGGCCGTCCGGAAGGGCTCAGAAGAAGCGGTGGCTGTCGAAGGGGTAGAGGCCCCACTGCCATTCCACGGAAAAAGAGGGGGAGGCCTGCAGGAAGCCTCGACGCagaggggagcaggaggggggGCGCACGCTCGGAAAGCAGGAGGAAGGCCGCAGCTCGGGGAAAGCCAGGAAGGGCTGTCCCCCCGCAGAGGCCACGTGCTCAGCTAAGGGGGGCTGTGCCCACGTGACCTGGGGCAGACACGACCCCCAGAATATCCTTTACCAGGAAAGGGCCAAATGTGCACAGTCAGCGGGGAAGCCCTGGCCAAGAGCAGATGGACACAGCCGCCTGGCCAAGGGGAGGTGGCCACGGCCCGCCCAGCCCGAGGGAGGGGGCCACAGCCCACCTGGCTGCTCGCGGGGGCCACCTAGGATCAAAAACCCAAAGGGAAGGCAGGAGAGCAGAGGACGGCATGTCGGGGGCATCTGGGTCCCGGCCCAGGACAAATCCGCCCAGGCAGGTGGAGAGACGGCCTGGGTGACGCAGATGAACCGCTGTCGGCCAATACCCAGCGCCAGCACTCACACCAGGGACGCCCAGAGAGGAGCCGCGCTCCGGCTCTGCTGCGGGTGCCTTGCTGCATGCCAGGGCAGGCTGGGAAACGAGAGTGAGTCTTGGCCCTGACAGGGCGGGCAGCCGGGCCAAGGCGAGGGCGGGCCGGGCCCCCCACGTCCCACCTGGGCACACGTCCTGCAGCCGAAACGCCTGGACGCAGCATGGTAGGAAGACTCCAGAAGGTGGACGACGGCAGGCAGCTTGGCCGTGGGGCCTCAAGGAGCCGGACGTACGTCCTGGGCTGCTCTTGCCGATGCCCCAGCCCAGAGCCACCACGGGCAGACGGGAGTCCAAGAAGCGCCCGTGTGCCCTgccgcagcgggggcagggggcctGGCGACAACATGCGTTCCACACAGGCCAGCGGCAAAGCTGCCCCATGCCCTCCCCTCACGCCACCTCGCAGCCTCAGAGGGCAGAGCTGGCGGGCCCCGCCCTGCCGCAGAAGCAGGcggccccctcctcttcctccgcCCAGTGCCAGCAGGCCTAGCAGGGGCCGATCCCCCAACCCCGCCCGGCAGAGGCCCAGCTCCAGCCATCGGGCGGTGGCAGCGGCCAAGAGGCGGTGACCTGCTGTCCCCCATGGGACTGAGTGGGCTCTGGGCCTCCCGCCACGGAGCTGTCCCCAAGGCCAGTGCTCAGCTGAGCCTTGGCCCCGCCTGGATTGGCAAGGCGGGAGGGGAGTGGTGCGGGACAGCTGGCACCCACGTCCCCGGCCCGGGACAGCAGGGCCCCTTTGGCAGGCGCGGcaccaccccgcccccacccacaAAGGCGAAGGGACCCGTTTTGGGAATGAACGGGCAGGAAGGCTTGGAGCGTGGGACCACCTCACACTCCCCGCTCAGTGGGCGAGAAGGGCCAGGGCCTGGAAATGTGCCAGAATGAAAAATTCTACGATCACCAAAAAATTGAACTTGTAATTACAAAGCTCCCTGAAAAGTAATCTCCAGGCATATGGTTTCACTGAAGAATTCTATCGAACCCTTAAAGAAAAGTTAACATTAACTGTAACCATCTCttctagaaaagaaaagagggcGCTCATTACTcagatgccacaaccagacaAGAACAGtgcccaaaaaacaaagaaacgaGAAAGAAAACGACGGCCCGGTATCCCTCATGAACTAGGTGTAAAACTCctcaaatattagcaaatcaaccTAGCAATGTACTAAAAAGAATTCTACACCAGGACCAAGCACAGCCAAATCCCATCACGGAACCCACGATCCCAGCGGCTCCCGGAAGGGCCCTCGGCCAAAGCCAACACCCGGCCGTGACAAAGACGTCAGCACACGAGGACGAGGGACCTCCTCACACTATGAAGAGCACCCACAGCACCCCAGCCTCGTCCTGCAGGCGTTCCCTCCAAGCCGGGAGCCCGCCCAGGGCCCCCACCGCCCGCACAGGCCCCGCTCCCGGGCGCCCACCCGGCTCAGGGCCCCTCCTCGGTGGGACCCCTCCCCGCCGGCCCGACCCCGACCGCGCACTCCTCCCCTGCCCAGCCCATCACGTGCTTCCTGTGTGCGCGTCACTGAGTCAAGGCGGGACCGGGGGTCTGGTTTTGCGCACCACACACCTGGCACACGCTGGGGCCACTGCTCGCGCCCTGGCCGGGCCGGGGGCCTCACGGCCAAGCCGGCTGCCGCCTCAGGCCAGCGCAGGTCCTCTCTGGACCCCTCCCTGGCCAGGCTCCTGACCTGCCCCCTGCGGAAATGAGCACCTGCCCCCGCCGAGTCTCGACGTCGAGGGCCCCATCCTGCCGGCGCCCTCCGGGCAGGGCCGCGTGACTCTCCTGCACAGCCTCCCACTCCCCCGCCGCCATCTGCAGCCAGGCCCCTCCCCAAGGGCAGCTCCAACCCCTCGGCTGCCGGCACCGCTTCCAGCCGGTCCTACCACCCAGCTCATGTCCTTCCAGGGTTGGATTCAGAAAGCGGAACGGCCCAGACAGGTGGCCTGAAGGCGGGCGGTGGACCTCGGGCAGGACAGAGGCTAAGCTCTCCCGCACCTGCGAGCCGCTCTCCAGGAGGGGGGAGCCAGCTGCAGGCAAGGCAGGGGCCCGCGGGGGACGGGAGGAGCCAAAGGCAGGCTGCGCTGACGAGCACACCTGTGCCGGGGACCCCCAGCAGCATCGCGTGTGTACCCACACACGTGTAGGGCACGACAGCCTGTGCCACAGCGGCCGCGTGGCCTCAGCTGGGCGTGCAGGCGCGGTGGCGGCGACCGCGCGGGCCCCCTGACACGCTCATCTCTCGGTCGGCGCCATCTCCTCCTTTCCTCTGTCTGACCTGGGCCGCCTGCCAGCCCCTGCAGGTGTGTCCGGTGAGCGCCACGTGACGTCCGCGCTCCGGGGGAGACCCACGCAGGACGGGGCGGGGCGGGCTTCTCGCCGTCCTCCTGGCGGCGCCTGCTATGATCTGCTCCTGCCCGTCCTTGGTGTCCCTGCAatccaccccccgccccggtcACCCCGCCTTAGCGGGCagcggctggggctggggccgccAGGCTGGAGGAGGTGTCAGGCTTCGGGTGCCAGGGGGGCCGTCCGACAGGAGGGAGCGGCTTTAGCAAGCTCAGCGCCTGGGAGGCGGGCTGGGGTGGACGCGGCCGCGTGGCCGACGCTGGGCTTGGGCACGCAGGGGTCTCGGTGGTGCTGAGGGACCGGCCGCCTGCTGGGGCGTCTGCATGGAGGGCGGCCCTGGGACGCCTGCGGGA
Proteins encoded in this region:
- the CHST12 gene encoding carbohydrate sulfotransferase 12 translates to MAKARLLRLWLAAGSVLTLLLIIAYWDSVGTAHFYLHTALSGPRAPGREQGRALAADVDAFLDKLLGPGRKQGGLPGRKAEWPLAPASAKPAPGKLEENVRGYDWSAHGATQGPGQGQLQAERRRVLRDFCANSSLAFPTKERAFDDIPNHELNHLIVDDRHGAIYCYVPKAACTNWKRVMIVLSESLLDRGAPYRDPLDIPREHVHNSSTHLTFNKFWRRYGKFSRHLMKVKLQKYTKFLFVRDPFVRLISAFRSKFELENDEFYRKFAVPMLRRYSNLTSPPGSVSEAFGAGLRVSFANFIQYLLDPRTEQPAPFNEHWRQVYRLCHPCQIDYDFVGKLETLDEDAAQLLRLLKVDGLLQFPPSYRNRTASSWEEDWFSGIPLAWRQQLYKLYEADFVLFGYPKPENLLRD